A stretch of Treponema vincentii F0403 DNA encodes these proteins:
- a CDS encoding DUF6884 domain-containing protein encodes MSKIIGLIACSSRKQGKDTPAKKYLAKDLYTGNTFIKSKEEGLKKYNCEEWYILSGKYGLLDKDEGISYYNLYLGKQSAEHKKKWAEDVLNTLKSKYDLKNDIFYIFGGKSYYEHLIPHLHCIVFAYKNSNCIDLNKPTEYRNGKVYDSKSDRIKR; translated from the coding sequence ATGAGTAAAATAATAGGCTTAATTGCTTGCAGCAGCCGTAAACAGGGAAAGGATACCCCCGCTAAGAAATATTTAGCAAAAGATTTATACACAGGTAATACTTTTATAAAGTCAAAAGAAGAAGGATTAAAAAAATATAACTGCGAAGAATGGTATATTCTATCAGGGAAATACGGATTATTAGATAAAGACGAAGGTATTTCATATTATAATTTGTATTTAGGAAAACAATCGGCAGAACATAAAAAGAAATGGGCGGAAGACGTATTGAATACATTAAAGTCAAAGTATGATTTAAAAAATGATATATTTTATATTTTTGGCGGTAAATCCTACTATGAGCATTTAATACCTCATTTACATTGCATCGTTTTTGCCTATAAAAACAGTAATTGTATTGACTTAAATAAACCGACCGAATATCGAAACGGGAAGGTCTATGATAGTAAAAGCGATAGAATTAAGAGATAA
- a CDS encoding ImmA/IrrE family metallo-endopeptidase, which translates to METAELALDIEIRDKLRDTFKVSKEDIDAMLCFFRDKLKPEIKYRYLSHLVSTLEDMINTQEKRRILEEVAKAKELEETKETQSALQTLEEAISSKHYRLFVITLVPTIKTRKNATTRIIESNALIYYNSNLPEKDKRLLIAHELGHIVEHFIFKKDGSEGIASLFAYIAMLDKNNFYKDECSSYVFKSDVTIFNELTKVLNYN; encoded by the coding sequence ATGGAGACTGCTGAATTAGCTCTCGATATTGAAATACGCGATAAACTGCGAGATACCTTTAAGGTCTCGAAAGAAGATATTGATGCGATGCTATGCTTCTTCCGCGATAAATTAAAACCGGAAATAAAATATCGGTATTTATCTCATTTAGTCTCAACGCTTGAAGACATGATAAACACTCAAGAAAAGCGGCGCATTCTTGAGGAGGTTGCGAAAGCAAAAGAGCTTGAAGAAACAAAGGAAACACAATCGGCATTGCAAACACTTGAAGAGGCTATTAGCAGCAAGCATTATCGGCTTTTTGTTATTACTCTTGTACCGACTATAAAGACTCGTAAAAATGCAACTACACGTATTATCGAAAGCAATGCCCTAATTTATTATAATAGCAACTTGCCAGAAAAAGATAAACGGCTGCTTATAGCGCATGAATTAGGACATATCGTTGAACACTTTATTTTTAAGAAAGACGGTTCAGAAGGGATTGCTTCGCTGTTTGCTTATATTGCAATGCTTGATAAAAATAATTTTTATAAAGATGAATGCAGTAGCTATGTATTTAAAAGTGATGTAACAATTTTTAACGAGCTGACGAAGGTGCTGAATTATAACTAA
- a CDS encoding tyrosine-type recombinase/integrase: MRKPWSIHKRNGIYQTQLYDYKNERYRTAKSTGTKDRNRADLIAYRWAMEFDSGIAAEYTEWVKNIATIAPTNDRQSLTTEIAALVRAACQNAVNQALQNIPYSKQALPFPFVPDYEDVPETIKPLLDQLSTLTFYDYLLLYWNYDESPDIKERISKGETPPNPERFRQSTGILKKYAANIPSCPLIEITGAKIDAMLGAIRNAGKLKEQTMKNISYIFIQPLHFAYRNNLLARDVAQQITPVSKNTRKKAKKEAEKVIFKTEEIQRLFNADDNPFGSETFRLINELLFKTGCRIGELQALQMQDVIKTEQGYVLKIDKNYCRLGKRIKSTKTERRDFVPISADLAAKLLVHITKSPFKDIPTAFVFSSAKSAHTPLCYESISKDFNKTMVKLGIKKTNLTIHSYRHTFATFLRMAGYSEEQLRFLTRHDSIVEVHRYTDHYTPDMERLKYQAAADIERLAA, encoded by the coding sequence ATGCGTAAACCTTGGAGCATTCACAAACGAAACGGCATTTATCAAACACAGCTATATGATTACAAAAATGAGCGGTATCGTACTGCTAAGAGTACCGGCACGAAAGACCGGAATAGAGCGGATCTCATTGCTTACCGGTGGGCGATGGAATTTGATAGCGGTATTGCAGCAGAATACACCGAATGGGTTAAAAACATTGCAACAATAGCGCCCACCAATGACAGGCAATCGCTTACTACTGAAATAGCCGCACTGGTACGGGCCGCTTGTCAAAATGCTGTTAATCAGGCCTTGCAAAACATTCCCTACAGCAAACAAGCCCTACCGTTTCCGTTCGTACCGGATTACGAAGATGTGCCCGAAACAATCAAGCCGCTGCTTGATCAGCTTTCAACGCTTACTTTTTATGATTATCTCTTACTGTATTGGAACTATGATGAAAGTCCTGATATAAAAGAACGCATCAGCAAAGGCGAAACACCACCGAACCCTGAACGTTTCCGTCAGTCAACCGGAATACTGAAAAAATATGCCGCTAATATACCTTCTTGCCCGCTTATCGAAATCACCGGCGCAAAGATTGACGCTATGCTCGGCGCGATTAGAAATGCCGGTAAGCTCAAAGAGCAAACGATGAAAAACATCAGTTATATTTTTATTCAACCTCTGCATTTTGCCTATAGGAACAATCTGCTTGCCCGGGACGTTGCGCAGCAGATAACCCCTGTTTCAAAAAACACACGAAAGAAAGCGAAGAAAGAAGCAGAAAAAGTAATTTTCAAAACAGAAGAGATACAGCGGCTTTTTAATGCCGATGATAACCCGTTCGGTTCGGAAACATTCCGGCTGATAAATGAACTACTTTTTAAAACCGGTTGCCGTATCGGGGAATTGCAAGCTCTCCAGATGCAGGATGTTATTAAAACAGAGCAAGGCTATGTACTCAAGATTGATAAGAACTATTGCAGATTGGGAAAGCGGATTAAGAGCACTAAAACGGAACGGCGCGACTTTGTGCCAATATCTGCCGACCTTGCGGCAAAGCTGTTAGTGCACATCACAAAAAGCCCTTTTAAAGACATACCGACGGCGTTTGTTTTTAGCTCCGCAAAAAGTGCCCATACCCCGCTCTGCTACGAAAGTATCAGCAAGGATTTTAACAAGACAATGGTTAAGCTCGGCATAAAAAAAACGAACTTAACCATTCATAGCTATCGGCATACATTCGCGACTTTTTTACGCATGGCTGGATATTCTGAAGAGCAACTCCGGTTTCTGACGCGGCATGACAGCATAGTAGAAGTACACCGCTATACCGACCACTACACCCCTGATATGGAGCGGTTGAAGTATCAGGCGGCTGCCGATATTGAGCGTCTTGCAGCGTAG
- a CDS encoding GIY-YIG nuclease family protein, which translates to MIVKAIELRDKENLQKIKKAPGYYKWWANRAELDVILNELNVKFDDIKSSIETQSDKFCIYVGIAVKESIRDRLNWHINDTHTETRVKYGTLSTLRQSIASIVAHDQYDKKATDDFIDKLEVEYFFNEQPIKSANAKNELTGIEKALLQEYLRILNIRDNNHPYAKEIKKELKRLRKISKNTIRDQANVFSV; encoded by the coding sequence ATGATAGTAAAAGCGATAGAATTAAGAGATAAAGAAAATTTACAAAAGATAAAAAAAGCGCCGGGATATTATAAATGGTGGGCAAATCGAGCTGAATTAGATGTGATTTTAAATGAGCTGAATGTTAAGTTTGATGATATAAAGTCCTCAATTGAAACGCAGTCGGATAAGTTTTGTATATATGTCGGTATTGCCGTAAAAGAATCTATTAGAGACCGATTGAATTGGCATATTAACGATACACATACGGAGACCCGCGTAAAATATGGGACATTATCTACCCTTAGACAAAGCATAGCCAGTATAGTTGCGCATGATCAGTATGACAAGAAAGCGACAGATGATTTTATTGATAAATTGGAAGTCGAATATTTTTTTAATGAGCAGCCGATAAAATCTGCTAATGCAAAAAATGAATTGACCGGTATTGAAAAGGCGTTATTACAAGAATATTTAAGAATTTTAAATATTAGAGACAACAACCATCCTTATGCAAAAGAAATAAAAAAAGAGTTAAAACGGCTGAGAAAGATAAGTAAGAATACGATAAGAGATCAAGCAAATGTTTTCTCGGTTTGA